Proteins co-encoded in one Sphingopyxis sp. BE259 genomic window:
- the ygiD gene encoding 4,5-DOPA dioxygenase extradiol has translation MAETPALFIGHGSPMNTLEHNGFTRAWRTMGTQFPKPRAVLVVSAHWYLGITAVTAMARPRTIHDFYGFPRELFAFDYPAVGALTVANEIVEAVKPTRCGLDFDQWGLDHGAWSVLAHLYPKADVPVVQLSINALKPPEYHFDLGARLASLRKQGIMILASGNVVHNLGRLQPSMPNAAYDWAKRFDDAVVQQLADNPSDVLRLGEHPDYQAAVPTPDHFIPLLYLAGLAAQGGEVTNPIVRGYAMGSISMTCYGIGTEGFSCETGSDAAGLPQDTSADQTNS, from the coding sequence GTGGCTGAAACCCCGGCCTTGTTCATCGGCCATGGTAGTCCCATGAACACCTTGGAGCACAACGGTTTCACTCGTGCGTGGCGAACGATGGGGACGCAATTCCCCAAGCCTCGCGCCGTCTTGGTCGTTTCCGCCCATTGGTACCTGGGCATAACGGCGGTGACTGCCATGGCGCGGCCTCGGACGATTCACGACTTTTACGGATTTCCGCGGGAGTTGTTCGCATTTGATTACCCGGCAGTGGGCGCACTGACCGTTGCCAATGAGATCGTCGAGGCCGTCAAACCGACACGGTGCGGGCTTGATTTCGATCAATGGGGTCTCGACCACGGTGCATGGAGCGTGTTAGCTCATCTCTACCCAAAAGCTGACGTGCCAGTCGTACAGCTTTCGATTAACGCTCTGAAACCGCCGGAGTACCACTTCGATCTCGGCGCGCGCCTAGCGTCGCTGCGCAAGCAGGGAATCATGATACTGGCTAGCGGGAATGTCGTTCACAATCTTGGCCGCCTGCAGCCAAGCATGCCCAATGCAGCCTATGATTGGGCGAAGCGGTTTGACGATGCGGTCGTGCAGCAGCTTGCCGACAACCCGAGCGATGTGCTGCGCCTCGGAGAGCACCCGGATTATCAGGCGGCGGTGCCGACCCCTGACCATTTCATCCCATTGCTATATCTTGCCGGTCTCGCCGCACAGGGCGGCGAGGTGACGAACCCAATTGTACGGGGCTACGCGATGGGCTCGATCTCCATGACCTGTTACGGGATCGGCACAGAAGGATTCTCTTGTGAGACCGGCTCGGATGCCGCGGGGCTTCCACAGGACACGTCGGCCGATCAGACAAATAGCTAA
- a CDS encoding nuclear transport factor 2 family protein has product MSGRKAQVIELLKSIETGAAEPVAVINPDKYIQHNLGVADGLAGFGQVLAQLPEDSARVSTMRVFEDGDFVIAHTDYDFFGPKIGFDIFRFEDGKIVEHWDNLQTTAGPNPSGRTMIDGPTEATDLERTDDNKALARRFVDDILVKGRLDNLASYFAGDAYIQHNPQIADNLTGLGGALAAMAEAGVSMKYDRIHRVLGEGSFVLVVSEGDFAGHHTSFYDLFRIEDGHIAEHWDTIETIAPRDEWKNANGKF; this is encoded by the coding sequence ATGAGCGGTAGAAAAGCACAGGTGATTGAGCTTCTTAAGTCTATCGAGACGGGAGCGGCGGAACCGGTCGCGGTTATCAACCCGGACAAATATATTCAGCACAACCTTGGCGTCGCCGATGGACTCGCCGGTTTCGGACAAGTCTTGGCGCAACTTCCCGAGGACTCGGCGCGGGTGAGCACCATGCGCGTATTCGAGGACGGCGACTTCGTCATCGCCCATACCGATTATGATTTCTTCGGCCCGAAAATCGGCTTCGACATCTTTCGGTTTGAAGACGGAAAAATCGTTGAGCATTGGGACAATCTACAGACCACGGCGGGCCCGAATCCGAGCGGGCGCACGATGATCGACGGCCCGACCGAGGCCACCGATTTGGAACGGACGGACGATAACAAGGCGCTTGCTCGCCGGTTCGTCGATGACATTCTCGTCAAAGGCAGGCTCGACAACCTCGCCAGCTATTTTGCAGGCGACGCGTACATCCAGCACAACCCGCAGATTGCAGACAATCTTACGGGTCTCGGAGGCGCCTTGGCGGCCATGGCCGAAGCTGGCGTGTCGATGAAATATGACCGCATCCATCGGGTGCTTGGCGAAGGCAGTTTCGTCCTTGTCGTGAGCGAAGGCGACTTTGCGGGACATCATACATCCTTTTATGATTTGTTCCGCATCGAGGACGGCCATATCGCCGAGCATTGGGACACGATCGAGACGATCGCCCCGCGTGACGAGTGGAAGAACGCCAACGGCAAGTTCTGA
- a CDS encoding TonB-dependent receptor codes for MRSSANFTRLFGSCAAIALLAHGVPTLAQEAEGDVVDSNEIIVTAQKRSERLQDVPVAVTSIGGDQLANANINGASGLAGVAPSLTFTQNTSPLNNNVRVRGIGTVLFSAGIESSVSFVVDGVVMARQGQGFTDLIDVERVEVLRGPQGTLFGKNATAGVINVVTQAPSATFEGKAEATVAEMGEYRLRGTVSGPLSDSVRARLTGFYTKDEGWARNAFRDEDVFGTEDFGLRAKVAIDVAPGFDLMVTGDYRKSDSTCCQPLPFQTTNPLLVQLRDPALGSINNRTVNTTTDTFADVRTGGVSVEGNLELGDHTLTSITAWREWNFDNNVDVDGYNVAAPVRVPFGFGFFGINGGGVDVEQFSEELRLASPTGGLLEYTVGAMYYKLDLGRNFQRRVGGCTPDTSIAFGAACPNPTYQSSGSTASMETENIALFGQVQVNVTERFSALGGFRLQHEKNSYVGTRSATAPFAGDAPLLGGSTGGQSVSDGDFSGKLGLQYKFSRHAQVYASWSRGYKGVGWDVEFSADFAAQPPVEPETVKAWEVGFKGQALDNRLTFGIAAFHAKYDNLQVQATQQVNGAPLSIPTNAGSAVTKGVEMEFSYRPIEQLTFAGGVTYMKARFDSDGLPCQLATQNGAVTVAPGATPPVNTCYILGGSRVQDIRDGSLPNSPDWKANASIRYEDNLSSSLVGFIQVNGNIQSRVLFDLNQDQELDQKGYATADLSVGVKTADDKYQLSFFIRNLTDKRYVSGKQRDNMLTNAANPDNILFFTSKDASRYIGGTVRVNF; via the coding sequence ATGCGCTCATCGGCCAATTTCACTCGCTTGTTCGGCAGCTGCGCTGCAATTGCGTTGCTCGCTCATGGCGTACCCACCCTCGCCCAAGAGGCTGAGGGTGACGTCGTGGACAGCAACGAGATCATCGTGACCGCACAGAAGCGCAGCGAACGCTTACAGGACGTGCCCGTCGCCGTCACCTCGATCGGCGGCGATCAGCTTGCGAATGCCAACATCAATGGCGCAAGCGGCCTTGCCGGCGTCGCGCCTTCGCTGACCTTCACCCAGAATACCAGCCCGCTCAACAACAATGTACGCGTCCGCGGTATCGGCACTGTGCTGTTCTCCGCCGGTATCGAATCCTCGGTGTCCTTCGTTGTCGATGGCGTCGTGATGGCGCGTCAGGGGCAGGGCTTCACCGACCTGATCGACGTGGAGCGCGTGGAAGTCCTGCGCGGCCCGCAAGGCACGTTGTTCGGCAAAAACGCGACCGCGGGCGTCATCAACGTGGTGACCCAGGCGCCGTCCGCAACCTTTGAAGGTAAAGCCGAAGCGACCGTGGCCGAAATGGGCGAATATCGCCTGCGCGGCACGGTGTCCGGACCGTTGAGCGACAGCGTTCGCGCGCGCCTCACCGGTTTCTATACCAAGGATGAGGGCTGGGCCCGCAACGCATTCCGCGACGAAGATGTGTTCGGAACCGAAGATTTCGGTCTTCGCGCCAAGGTTGCCATCGACGTCGCACCGGGCTTCGATCTGATGGTGACGGGCGACTACAGGAAGTCGGACAGCACCTGCTGCCAACCCTTGCCATTCCAGACCACGAACCCGCTGCTGGTACAACTGCGCGATCCTGCCCTGGGTTCGATCAACAATCGCACGGTCAATACGACCACCGACACTTTCGCGGATGTCCGCACTGGCGGCGTGTCGGTCGAGGGAAATCTTGAGCTGGGCGACCACACGCTGACATCGATTACCGCATGGCGCGAGTGGAACTTCGACAACAACGTCGATGTCGACGGGTATAATGTCGCGGCGCCGGTCCGCGTGCCGTTCGGCTTCGGATTTTTCGGGATCAACGGCGGCGGCGTCGATGTCGAACAGTTCAGCGAGGAACTTCGCCTCGCCTCTCCAACGGGTGGCCTGTTGGAATATACCGTCGGCGCAATGTATTATAAGCTTGACCTGGGTCGCAATTTCCAGCGCCGTGTCGGTGGCTGCACCCCCGATACGTCGATCGCCTTCGGCGCGGCCTGCCCCAATCCGACCTACCAGTCGTCGGGCAGCACGGCGAGCATGGAGACGGAGAATATCGCGCTTTTCGGGCAAGTTCAGGTGAACGTCACCGAACGTTTCTCGGCGCTTGGCGGTTTCCGCCTGCAGCACGAGAAAAACTCCTATGTCGGCACCCGCAGCGCGACGGCGCCATTCGCAGGCGATGCGCCGCTGCTCGGCGGCTCGACGGGTGGGCAATCGGTCTCGGACGGTGATTTCTCGGGCAAGCTTGGCCTGCAGTACAAATTCAGCCGCCATGCGCAGGTATATGCCAGCTGGTCGCGCGGCTATAAGGGTGTTGGCTGGGACGTCGAATTCTCGGCTGATTTCGCGGCGCAACCGCCGGTCGAGCCGGAAACGGTCAAGGCTTGGGAGGTCGGCTTCAAGGGGCAGGCGCTCGACAACCGGCTGACCTTCGGTATTGCGGCCTTCCACGCCAAATATGACAATCTTCAGGTCCAGGCGACGCAGCAGGTCAATGGCGCGCCGCTGTCGATCCCGACCAACGCCGGCTCAGCCGTCACGAAGGGGGTTGAGATGGAGTTCAGCTACCGGCCGATCGAGCAGCTAACCTTCGCCGGCGGTGTCACTTATATGAAGGCGCGCTTCGACTCCGACGGGCTTCCGTGTCAGCTCGCAACACAAAACGGCGCGGTTACGGTGGCCCCAGGGGCGACGCCGCCGGTTAACACCTGCTATATTCTGGGCGGGTCGCGGGTTCAGGACATTCGCGACGGGTCGCTCCCAAACTCGCCGGACTGGAAAGCGAATGCCAGCATCCGCTACGAAGACAATCTCAGCTCGTCGCTGGTCGGCTTTATTCAGGTCAACGGCAATATTCAGAGCCGCGTGCTGTTCGATCTCAATCAGGATCAGGAACTCGACCAGAAGGGCTATGCGACGGCGGACCTGTCGGTCGGCGTCAAGACGGCCGACGACAAATATCAGCTCAGCTTCTTCATCCGCAATCTGACCGACAAGCGTTATGTGTCCGGCAAGCAGCGGGACAATATGCTGACTAACGCGGCGAACCCTGACAACATCCTGTTCTTCACGTCGAAGGACGCCTCGCGTTACATTGGCGGCACGGTCCGGGTGAATTTCTGA
- a CDS encoding bifunctional 3-(3-hydroxy-phenyl)propionate/3-hydroxycinnamic acid hydroxylase gives MSQSPPERFDVAIVGCGPVGALAALLLGRAGLPVLVLERETDLNPLPRAVHIDHEMMRLFQSAGVVDDVAPHMRATDGHLHVGADGGVIRYMGTYGRPKPFGWANDYFFYQPELEGYLRAAMGRIPAVHLELGAVFEAARQEQGRVRLGYRQGGMAREADVRWVIGCDGARSEVRKVLGVALDDLAFEEPWLVVDAEVEGPVSFPAITGVPSEADLQSLSVMMCDPRRPATIVPGRGNHRRWEFMLLPGEDDAEMMDPARVSELVGAWMKDVPHRIVRAATYRFHGLVAEQWKVGNIFLAGDAAHQTPPFFGQGMCHGLRDVANLAWKMAAVAKDGAGPALLDTYQIERDSHVRAVIGAAVEAGRYICMLDPEEAERRDAQLRERAASGVSETAADLIPAIGAGVILAGSPGAGQRFIQPQVGEKKLDDLTGGGWRLFVRKDPGGGGHSGVTVCDVSQIADGGALLNWLDLHGVDAVLVRPDHYVFGSCEGVATPLIEAMEQAMQMHKIAA, from the coding sequence TTGTCCCAATCCCCTCCCGAACGCTTCGACGTTGCTATCGTCGGCTGCGGACCGGTCGGCGCGCTCGCCGCGCTGCTTCTCGGACGCGCGGGCCTCCCGGTTCTCGTGCTCGAGCGTGAAACCGATCTCAATCCGCTTCCGCGCGCTGTCCATATCGACCATGAGATGATGCGGCTTTTCCAGTCGGCAGGTGTCGTCGACGACGTCGCCCCCCACATGCGTGCGACCGACGGCCATCTTCATGTCGGCGCCGATGGCGGCGTCATTCGCTACATGGGCACATATGGCCGCCCGAAACCCTTTGGCTGGGCGAACGACTATTTCTTCTATCAGCCTGAACTCGAGGGCTATTTGCGCGCGGCGATGGGCCGGATACCCGCGGTCCACCTCGAACTCGGCGCGGTCTTCGAGGCCGCCCGGCAAGAGCAGGGGCGTGTCCGCCTTGGCTATCGGCAGGGCGGCATGGCGCGCGAAGCCGATGTCCGCTGGGTCATCGGCTGCGATGGCGCGCGTAGCGAGGTTCGCAAGGTGCTTGGGGTCGCGCTCGACGATCTCGCGTTCGAGGAACCCTGGCTGGTGGTCGATGCCGAAGTCGAAGGGCCGGTCAGCTTCCCCGCGATCACCGGCGTTCCCTCCGAGGCCGATCTCCAGAGCCTTTCGGTGATGATGTGCGATCCGCGGCGGCCCGCGACGATCGTTCCGGGCCGCGGCAACCACCGGCGCTGGGAGTTCATGCTCCTTCCCGGCGAGGATGACGCCGAGATGATGGACCCCGCGCGCGTCAGCGAGCTTGTCGGCGCGTGGATGAAAGATGTTCCGCATAGGATCGTGCGCGCCGCGACCTATCGCTTTCACGGGCTCGTCGCCGAGCAGTGGAAAGTCGGCAACATCTTTCTTGCCGGCGACGCCGCGCACCAGACGCCGCCCTTTTTCGGGCAAGGCATGTGTCACGGCCTGCGCGACGTTGCGAACCTCGCCTGGAAAATGGCGGCCGTCGCGAAGGATGGGGCAGGCCCCGCGCTTCTCGATACCTATCAGATCGAGCGCGACAGCCACGTCCGTGCTGTGATTGGCGCCGCCGTCGAGGCGGGCCGCTATATCTGCATGCTTGATCCCGAAGAGGCCGAACGCCGCGACGCCCAGTTGCGCGAGCGCGCGGCAAGCGGCGTCTCCGAAACGGCAGCAGACCTGATCCCGGCCATCGGTGCCGGCGTGATCCTGGCCGGATCGCCGGGCGCCGGGCAGCGGTTCATTCAGCCGCAGGTGGGCGAAAAGAAGCTCGACGATCTGACCGGGGGCGGTTGGCGCCTGTTCGTGCGCAAAGATCCAGGAGGTGGCGGTCATTCGGGCGTCACCGTCTGCGATGTCTCGCAAATCGCCGACGGCGGGGCGCTTTTGAACTGGCTCGACCTCCATGGTGTCGATGCCGTTTTGGTGAGACCCGACCATTATGTATTTGGATCGTGCGAAGGGGTGGCGACGCCGCTGATCGAGGCGATGGAACAGGCAATGCAGATGCACAAGATCGCAGCATGA
- a CDS encoding ester cyclase yields the protein MNLEWEQNWLELFDNRLEELMANYPERFEYEDMNFGVRIDNDREALRRWFKTFENADPNASRHIFNAARYHGDERGGCLEWTWEIEHRTDFLGLPAAGKKTFVRGMTIHAFEDGKITLERSLWDTAALMRQLGLQAPQELEFS from the coding sequence ATGAATCTCGAATGGGAACAAAATTGGCTCGAGCTTTTCGATAACCGGCTCGAAGAGCTGATGGCCAATTATCCCGAACGGTTCGAATATGAAGACATGAATTTCGGCGTCCGGATCGACAATGATCGCGAAGCGCTGCGGCGCTGGTTCAAGACCTTCGAAAATGCCGACCCCAATGCGTCGCGCCATATCTTCAACGCCGCCCGCTACCATGGCGACGAACGAGGCGGATGCCTCGAATGGACTTGGGAGATCGAACACCGGACCGATTTTCTGGGGCTTCCGGCGGCGGGAAAGAAGACTTTCGTTCGCGGAATGACGATCCACGCTTTCGAGGACGGCAAGATCACGCTTGAACGAAGCCTCTGGGATACGGCGGCCCTCATGCGGCAGCTCGGATTGCAGGCGCCGCAAGAACTGGAATTTTCCTGA
- a CDS encoding heme-binding protein: protein MNSLNLNEARTALDAALDHGVSKGAKPLAVVVLDAGGHPVAFARQDGASLFRFDIARAKALGAIGMGADTRTLAGRANDNPVFFQSVSAAVGGAIAFSPGGVLIHGEGGEIRGAIGISGDTGDCDEACALAGVAAIATSQEA, encoded by the coding sequence ATGAACAGTCTTAACCTCAACGAAGCACGCACCGCGCTTGATGCCGCGCTCGACCATGGGGTGAGTAAGGGCGCGAAGCCGCTTGCGGTCGTCGTCCTCGATGCGGGCGGACATCCGGTCGCTTTCGCACGGCAGGATGGCGCGAGCCTATTTCGGTTCGACATCGCGCGCGCGAAGGCGCTTGGCGCCATCGGAATGGGCGCCGACACGCGCACGCTCGCTGGACGGGCGAACGATAATCCCGTCTTCTTTCAGAGCGTATCGGCCGCGGTCGGCGGCGCGATCGCCTTTTCGCCCGGCGGTGTCCTGATTCACGGCGAAGGCGGCGAGATTCGCGGGGCAATCGGGATCAGCGGCGACACCGGGGATTGCGACGAAGCCTGCGCGCTGGCTGGCGTCGCCGCAATCGCAACAAGCCAGGAGGCCTGA
- a CDS encoding ABC transporter substrate-binding protein, with translation MFDRGEIPTSRRGLASFVRENSGKLYGRTGIYDPEASSTGMLLINQDLRIDHENWDLVSTIGRHKPKLYTSTRDIIRDVSSGKLAIAYNIIGSYAFQRARDDPAFGVIVPAEYTLMMSRVAIIARRARHPIAAERLLNFLLSSHGQRLISERGMSPIRSDVPQPHPELSGSNIRAIRAGPAPLANLDSRNRKRFIDQWNETVEPH, from the coding sequence CTGTTCGATAGAGGAGAAATCCCCACCAGCCGACGAGGGCTGGCTTCCTTTGTCCGAGAAAATTCCGGTAAATTATATGGACGGACAGGTATCTACGATCCGGAAGCCAGTTCAACCGGTATGCTACTCATCAATCAGGATCTGCGTATCGATCATGAAAACTGGGATCTCGTTTCGACGATCGGACGCCATAAGCCCAAGCTTTATACTTCGACCCGCGACATAATCCGTGATGTGAGTTCTGGCAAGCTGGCCATTGCTTACAATATCATCGGTTCCTATGCCTTCCAGCGCGCGCGGGACGATCCGGCATTTGGCGTTATCGTGCCGGCTGAATACACGCTGATGATGTCCCGTGTCGCCATCATCGCACGGCGCGCAAGGCACCCGATAGCGGCGGAACGCCTCCTGAACTTTCTGCTGTCGTCGCACGGTCAGCGATTGATTTCAGAGCGCGGAATGTCGCCAATCCGAAGCGACGTGCCGCAACCCCATCCCGAACTTTCAGGTAGTAATATTCGTGCAATCCGAGCCGGCCCGGCGCCGCTCGCCAATCTCGATAGTCGCAATCGAAAGCGCTTCATCGATCAGTGGAATGAAACCGTCGAGCCGCATTGA
- a CDS encoding fumarylacetoacetate hydrolase family protein, whose protein sequence is MRYVSYVRGDGSASYGRLEGTGIVDLGSVPGAPADLKAAIARGDLAGLTAGDVVPLETVELLPVIPNPGKILCVGLNYATHVKETGREQKSHPAIFTRWADTLIADGAPILRPAESDRLDYEGELAIVIGKGGRRIPKAEALAHIAGYSIFNDASVRDWQRHNIQFIPGKNWPGTGAFGPALVTPDEIADIAGQRVQTRLNGQLVQDQPISDLIWDIATVIEYCSTFTLLSPGDVIATGTPGGVGDKREPALYMRNGDMVIVSIGEIGTLTNPVRDDRGV, encoded by the coding sequence ATGCGTTATGTCAGCTATGTGCGAGGCGATGGCTCGGCGAGTTATGGTCGGCTCGAAGGGACCGGCATAGTCGATCTCGGATCGGTTCCCGGCGCGCCCGCCGACCTCAAGGCGGCGATCGCGCGCGGTGATCTCGCGGGTCTCACGGCCGGCGATGTCGTGCCGCTCGAAACTGTCGAGCTGCTTCCAGTCATCCCCAACCCGGGCAAGATACTCTGCGTCGGGCTCAACTATGCCACGCACGTCAAGGAGACGGGCCGCGAGCAAAAGTCGCATCCGGCAATCTTCACGCGCTGGGCCGACACGCTCATTGCCGACGGCGCGCCGATCCTGCGGCCGGCGGAAAGCGATCGGCTCGACTATGAAGGCGAACTGGCGATCGTTATCGGCAAGGGCGGGCGGCGCATCCCGAAGGCCGAGGCGCTTGCCCATATCGCGGGCTATTCGATCTTCAACGATGCTTCGGTTCGGGATTGGCAACGGCACAATATCCAGTTCATCCCCGGCAAGAACTGGCCCGGAACGGGCGCCTTCGGACCCGCGCTCGTCACGCCCGACGAAATCGCGGATATCGCGGGCCAGCGTGTGCAGACCCGGCTCAACGGCCAGCTCGTCCAGGATCAGCCCATATCGGACCTGATCTGGGATATCGCGACCGTGATCGAATATTGCTCGACCTTCACGCTGCTGTCGCCGGGCGATGTGATCGCGACCGGAACCCCGGGCGGCGTCGGCGACAAGCGCGAGCCGGCGCTATACATGCGAAACGGCGACATGGTGATCGTGTCGATCGGCGAAATCGGCACCTTGACCAACCCGGTCCGCGACGATCGCGGTGTCTGA
- a CDS encoding VOC family protein, translating into MKLRSIELALPDPGSAAAFLADIWGMAPTEGQNGSLYLRGSGGFPYLVALHEAEVEHVRSTTFVCETDELAGLAGRVAATGWPARAVRSSDPGGGSGIEVELPEGEIFRFLAGATDAEPIKGRDLPVKLTHVVFNSQDAEASGRAVEEVLGFRVSDRTKGMVFVRCNRSHHSTAFARAGFSSLNHVAFEMSDVDAVMRGIGRLRDHGMAPSWGPGRHGPGDNVFAYFIAPFGPVVEFSTAVAHIPEDYRVGAPEDWTWPEGRIDQWGMSGKDLAGLRAAEQRFRFRRDWDASPLGAL; encoded by the coding sequence ATGAAGCTTCGCAGCATCGAACTCGCTTTGCCCGACCCCGGTTCGGCTGCCGCCTTCCTTGCGGACATCTGGGGCATGGCGCCGACGGAAGGCCAGAACGGCAGCCTCTATCTGCGCGGCTCGGGCGGCTTTCCCTATCTTGTCGCGCTGCACGAGGCGGAGGTCGAGCATGTGCGCTCAACGACTTTTGTGTGCGAGACGGACGAACTCGCTGGGCTCGCAGGACGGGTTGCCGCGACCGGCTGGCCGGCGCGGGCCGTGCGGTCGAGCGATCCGGGCGGCGGCAGCGGCATCGAGGTCGAGCTTCCCGAAGGCGAGATATTTCGCTTCCTCGCGGGCGCTACCGATGCTGAGCCGATCAAAGGGCGCGACCTTCCTGTGAAACTCACCCATGTCGTGTTCAATTCGCAAGATGCCGAAGCGTCAGGACGTGCCGTCGAGGAAGTCCTAGGCTTTCGCGTGTCGGACCGGACCAAAGGCATGGTCTTCGTGCGCTGCAACAGGAGCCACCATAGCACTGCCTTCGCGCGGGCGGGCTTCTCGTCGCTCAACCATGTCGCTTTCGAAATGTCCGACGTGGATGCGGTGATGCGCGGGATCGGGCGGCTCCGCGATCATGGGATGGCGCCATCCTGGGGGCCGGGGCGCCATGGTCCGGGCGATAATGTCTTTGCCTATTTTATCGCACCCTTCGGCCCGGTGGTCGAATTTTCTACCGCGGTCGCGCATATCCCGGAAGACTACCGTGTCGGCGCTCCCGAGGATTGGACCTGGCCCGAGGGCCGCATCGACCAGTGGGGCATGTCGGGCAAGGATCTGGCGGGCTTGCGCGCCGCCGAACAAAGGTTCCGTTTTCGACGGGACTGGGACGCATCGCCGCTGGGCGCCCTGTGA
- a CDS encoding SDR family oxidoreductase, giving the protein MFALDGKAAIVTGGGSGIGASIAQRLQRAGARVLIADIHDHQADAHAWGCEFRQTDCSNPDEVTALCADALTRFGKLDILVNNAGIAQGALLADSDPARSERFWRLHILGVQTGIREAARRMSAGGAIVNISSITAVRGFVQWGEYAATKAGIISLTQTAAVEYGPAGIRVNCVAPGIIDTPLAMNEAPDMVARNANVFTLLGRIGRPEELAAAVHFMVSDDASYITGQTLLVDGGWSAGPSIKGIELALSTSD; this is encoded by the coding sequence ATGTTCGCGCTGGATGGAAAAGCCGCGATCGTCACCGGCGGCGGTTCGGGGATCGGAGCGTCCATCGCACAGCGCCTGCAGCGCGCGGGGGCTCGGGTCCTGATCGCGGACATTCACGATCATCAGGCCGACGCACACGCATGGGGCTGCGAATTCCGTCAGACCGATTGCTCGAACCCGGATGAAGTGACTGCGCTCTGCGCGGACGCGCTGACCCGGTTCGGCAAGCTCGACATTCTCGTCAACAATGCAGGCATCGCACAGGGCGCCTTGCTTGCCGATTCCGACCCCGCCCGTTCCGAGCGTTTCTGGCGGCTTCACATCCTCGGCGTCCAGACTGGCATTCGCGAAGCCGCGCGCCGGATGAGTGCCGGCGGCGCGATCGTCAACATTTCCTCGATCACCGCGGTCCGCGGCTTCGTGCAGTGGGGCGAATATGCCGCGACAAAGGCCGGCATCATATCGCTGACGCAGACTGCCGCGGTCGAATATGGTCCCGCGGGCATCCGGGTGAACTGTGTCGCGCCGGGCATCATCGATACCCCGCTTGCGATGAACGAAGCGCCGGACATGGTCGCCCGCAATGCCAATGTGTTCACGCTGCTTGGCCGCATCGGCCGGCCCGAGGAGCTGGCAGCGGCCGTCCATTTCATGGTCAGCGACGACGCCAGCTATATCACCGGGCAGACACTGCTCGTCGATGGCGGTTGGAGTGCCGGCCCCTCGATCAAGGGCATCGAACTCGCGCTCTCGACGAGCGATTAG
- a CDS encoding AraC family transcriptional regulator — protein sequence MNVEGIRIVQTGLSAWVFAIVQALGDAGVDHAELLRGIGMTPDKLGDLEHRYSQEQVTSLWIAAVEATEDSNFGLKVARHIRPSTFHVVGYAMSCSATLKRAAERFAHSARLISDAAAVDFAKVGDDYLLKVDLHTGGRQPIYQTIDTMLAGFLMLCEWIQSAPVVPLEVRFRHRKPQDESDYVQIFRCPIRYGQKENSILFRGRDLEQPVPSANEELAMLLDEMAARHLAYRFASRFSTKVRDALVGQLPNGEPSKQETAKLLGMTERTLLRRLRDENTTFQELLDRLREKLAFDYLRRNDLTMEKIAYLLGFSSSSAFSRAFVRWTGQRPSEWRDGRPRLGTDNDLLD from the coding sequence TTGAACGTCGAGGGAATTCGAATCGTGCAGACGGGCCTTTCCGCGTGGGTATTCGCAATCGTGCAGGCATTGGGGGATGCGGGTGTCGATCATGCGGAATTGCTGCGCGGGATCGGAATGACACCGGATAAATTGGGTGACCTCGAACATCGCTATTCGCAGGAGCAAGTCACCAGTCTCTGGATTGCGGCAGTGGAGGCGACGGAGGATAGCAATTTCGGACTGAAGGTCGCTCGTCATATTCGGCCTTCGACGTTCCATGTGGTCGGATATGCGATGTCCTGTAGCGCCACGCTCAAGCGAGCCGCGGAGCGCTTCGCCCATTCGGCGCGCCTCATCTCGGACGCGGCCGCTGTCGATTTTGCCAAGGTCGGTGACGATTATCTCCTGAAGGTCGATCTTCACACCGGCGGCCGCCAGCCGATCTATCAAACGATCGACACCATGCTCGCGGGCTTCCTGATGTTATGCGAGTGGATCCAGAGTGCGCCGGTCGTTCCGCTCGAAGTCAGATTCCGGCACCGTAAACCGCAGGACGAAAGCGACTATGTCCAGATTTTCCGTTGCCCGATTCGTTATGGGCAAAAGGAAAACAGCATCCTATTTCGCGGCCGCGACCTCGAACAGCCAGTCCCTTCAGCGAATGAGGAACTGGCGATGCTGCTCGACGAAATGGCGGCGCGGCATCTGGCCTATCGATTTGCTAGCCGCTTCTCGACCAAAGTGCGCGATGCGCTTGTCGGGCAATTGCCGAATGGTGAGCCGAGCAAACAGGAAACGGCAAAGCTTCTCGGCATGACCGAGCGGACATTGCTCCGCCGTCTTCGCGACGAGAATACGACCTTCCAGGAATTGCTCGACCGCCTCCGCGAGAAGCTCGCCTTCGATTATCTGCGCCGCAACGACCTCACGATGGAAAAAATCGCCTACCTCCTCGGTTTCTCGAGCAGCAGCGCTTTCTCTCGCGCGTTCGTCCGCTGGACCGGCCAGCGGCCGAGCGAATGGCGCGACGGCCGCCCGCGCCTCGGGACCGATAACGATCTGCTCGACTAA